One genomic window of Pseudomonas chlororaphis subsp. piscium includes the following:
- a CDS encoding MFS transporter codes for MTATFHAKSPEGRHTWGAVLAMALAAFALVASEFMPVSLLTPIAADLQVSEGQAGQGISVSGLFALFTSLLIASVAARVDRKRLLLSLTLLMILSGTLVAFAPGYLSFMAGRALIGVAIGGFWSLSAATTLRLVPENQVPRALAIVNGGNALATVIAAPLGSFLGALIGWRGAFFCVVPVAAIAAVWLLVSLPPLKAQPAAGSGNVFSLMKRIPVALGMLAVSLFFMGQFMLFTYLRPFLETVTQVQVSTLSLMLLVIGLAGLVGTFLIEAFLKNALYRTLIIIPLMMAAIAMALVAFGASVSITTVLLGLWGLVATAAPVAWWTWLTRALPDDAEAGGGLMVAIIQLAITAGATVGGLAFDQSGYQATFELSAAVLVVAAVLAVLAARATTRTPFRVSNMAV; via the coding sequence ATGACCGCTACCTTCCACGCCAAATCGCCCGAGGGCCGGCACACCTGGGGCGCCGTGCTGGCCATGGCCCTCGCCGCCTTTGCCCTGGTGGCCTCCGAGTTCATGCCGGTCAGCCTGCTGACGCCTATCGCCGCGGACCTCCAGGTCAGCGAGGGGCAAGCTGGCCAGGGCATTTCCGTCTCCGGGCTGTTTGCCCTGTTCACCAGCCTGCTGATCGCCTCGGTGGCGGCCCGGGTCGACCGCAAGCGGCTGCTGTTGTCCCTGACTCTGTTGATGATCCTCTCCGGAACCCTGGTGGCGTTCGCTCCGGGCTACCTGAGTTTCATGGCCGGCCGCGCGCTGATCGGCGTGGCGATCGGCGGTTTCTGGTCGCTGTCGGCGGCCACCACCCTGCGCCTGGTACCCGAGAACCAGGTGCCGCGCGCCCTGGCCATCGTCAACGGCGGCAATGCCCTGGCGACCGTGATCGCCGCACCCCTGGGCAGCTTCCTTGGCGCCCTCATCGGCTGGCGCGGGGCGTTCTTCTGCGTCGTGCCGGTGGCCGCCATCGCCGCCGTCTGGCTGCTGGTCAGCCTGCCGCCGCTGAAAGCGCAGCCTGCCGCCGGAAGCGGCAATGTCTTCAGCCTGATGAAAAGAATCCCGGTGGCCCTGGGCATGCTGGCGGTCAGCCTGTTTTTCATGGGCCAGTTCATGCTGTTCACCTACCTGCGGCCCTTCCTGGAAACGGTCACCCAGGTCCAGGTGTCGACGCTGTCGCTGATGCTGTTGGTGATAGGCCTGGCCGGTCTGGTCGGCACCTTCCTGATCGAAGCCTTCCTGAAAAACGCCCTGTATCGCACGCTGATCATCATTCCGCTGATGATGGCGGCGATCGCCATGGCCCTGGTGGCGTTTGGCGCTTCGGTGTCGATCACCACTGTCCTGCTCGGCCTCTGGGGCCTGGTGGCGACCGCGGCGCCGGTCGCCTGGTGGACCTGGCTAACCCGCGCCCTGCCGGACGATGCGGAAGCCGGCGGCGGCTTGATGGTGGCGATCATCCAGCTGGCCATAACCGCGGGCGCCACGGTAGGCGGCCTGGCCTTCGACCAGAGCGGTTATCAGGCGACCTTCGAACTGAGCGCGGCAGTGCTGGTGGTTGCCGCCGTGCTGGCGGTACTGGCGGCCCGCGCCACCACGCGCACGCCTTTCAGGGTATCGAACATGGCGGTGTGA
- a CDS encoding immunity protein Imm33 domain-containing protein, translating into MQKDICEKYGLPILPPDEMVAIAIATLGKSPIYGTRISLPEGGTVSWFIHCGEHSSADDFYQAVHTEHLSEMLPQVMNYLCLPAGAKFIIDNEGYEDVWMEG; encoded by the coding sequence ATGCAGAAAGATATCTGTGAAAAATACGGGCTACCTATACTTCCTCCAGACGAAATGGTCGCCATTGCGATTGCCACTCTGGGCAAGTCACCTATTTATGGCACACGAATTTCGCTGCCGGAGGGTGGTACTGTCAGTTGGTTTATTCACTGTGGAGAACACTCGAGCGCTGATGATTTTTATCAAGCGGTTCACACTGAGCATCTCAGTGAAATGCTGCCACAGGTGATGAATTACCTCTGCCTACCCGCTGGCGCCAAGTTCATCATCGACAACGAAGGCTACGAAGATGTCTGGATGGAAGGCTGA
- a CDS encoding c-type cytochrome, with product MKIKTLFIASLGTLSLIQTSLSFADDNGKNLYSQRCAVCHGADIKGTGPLANKSNPPTPDLTTSAFKKRLNDYPGVIVSSIILRPNGDLIPRTLRENGVKIPPHAWSIKDLRDLHQYMSGVISKNR from the coding sequence GTGAAAATAAAAACATTATTCATCGCTTCGCTAGGAACTCTATCGCTCATTCAAACATCACTGTCCTTCGCGGACGACAATGGAAAAAACCTCTATTCACAGAGGTGTGCCGTGTGCCACGGAGCGGATATCAAAGGAACCGGGCCATTGGCTAATAAAAGCAATCCTCCAACACCTGACCTTACGACATCCGCCTTCAAGAAACGACTCAATGATTATCCGGGCGTTATTGTTTCATCGATCATACTTCGCCCGAATGGAGACTTGATTCCAAGAACCTTGCGAGAGAATGGTGTAAAGATACCACCGCACGCTTGGAGCATTAAGGATCTGCGCGATCTACATCAATACATGAGTGGCGTGATTTCAAAAAATCGATGA
- a CDS encoding DUF4265 domain-containing protein has translation MNDKEAAVLIQVYVADDDGPFFEELPARKIDQDTYQLLSSPGIALNLARGDIVSIKDREAPAVVLKRGGNFCIQIYADAIPQEEIAWLENAVACELGGTLDGVFEGNLSLAVPARNGLEKINDLFNRFRDRTAIQWYYSNIYKNLDDDEDETLLYWWLEH, from the coding sequence ATGAACGACAAAGAAGCAGCCGTTCTGATTCAAGTTTATGTAGCAGATGATGACGGCCCGTTTTTTGAAGAACTGCCTGCTCGCAAGATCGATCAGGACACTTACCAGCTGCTCTCCTCTCCTGGTATCGCGCTGAATCTGGCACGGGGAGATATTGTTTCAATCAAAGACAGAGAAGCACCTGCCGTCGTCTTGAAACGAGGCGGGAATTTCTGCATCCAGATCTATGCGGACGCTATTCCTCAAGAAGAAATAGCCTGGCTGGAAAACGCCGTGGCCTGTGAGCTGGGTGGAACCCTGGACGGTGTATTTGAGGGAAACCTGTCATTGGCGGTTCCGGCGCGCAATGGGTTGGAGAAGATCAACGACCTCTTTAACAGGTTTCGAGATAGGACAGCGATTCAGTGGTACTACTCCAATATCTATAAAAACCTGGATGATGACGAGGATGAGACACTTTTATATTGGTGGCTCGAACACTGA
- a CDS encoding GlxA family transcriptional regulator, producing the protein MAVERRDFSGCMKGKNLRYLEELRRVPAAHTRTGFLLLEHFSLPAFTQALDTIITANLLRPALFSTKTFGLQDGEVTSDLGLVIRPDARLSAPALKELDLLVICGGYRTELKVNHELISLLKAAAELGITLAGLWNGAWFLGVSGLLEGYRCAIHPEHRPALAEISKVTHVTSEAFMVDRDRLTASSPAGAFHMALEWIKGLHGKALVEGIEDILSFEESRYRRIKPTLHVSLSAPLREVVKLMDANLEEPLQMEQLAEYAGRSRRQIERLFKEQLGTTPQRYYLELRITEARRLLQHTELSQVEVLVACGFVSPSHFSKCYSSYFGYRPSKEKRLVK; encoded by the coding sequence ATGGCGGTTGAACGGCGGGATTTCAGTGGCTGCATGAAGGGCAAGAACCTGCGTTACCTGGAAGAGCTGCGGCGGGTGCCCGCGGCCCATACCCGGACAGGTTTCCTGCTGCTCGAACACTTCTCGTTGCCGGCCTTCACCCAGGCCCTGGATACCATCATTACCGCCAACCTGCTGCGGCCCGCCTTGTTCTCCACCAAGACCTTTGGCTTGCAGGACGGCGAGGTCACCAGCGACCTGGGGCTGGTGATCCGCCCCGATGCGCGCCTGAGCGCTCCAGCGCTCAAGGAGCTGGACCTGCTGGTGATCTGCGGCGGCTACCGTACGGAACTCAAGGTCAATCACGAGCTGATCAGCCTGCTGAAGGCCGCCGCCGAGCTGGGCATCACCCTGGCCGGGCTATGGAATGGGGCCTGGTTCCTTGGCGTCTCGGGGTTGCTGGAGGGTTACCGCTGCGCCATCCACCCGGAACATCGACCCGCGCTGGCGGAGATTTCCAAGGTCACCCATGTCACCAGCGAGGCCTTTATGGTGGACCGCGACCGGCTCACCGCCTCCAGTCCCGCCGGGGCCTTCCATATGGCCCTGGAGTGGATCAAGGGGCTGCACGGCAAGGCGCTGGTCGAGGGCATCGAGGATATCCTGTCGTTCGAGGAATCCCGCTACCGGCGCATCAAACCGACCCTGCATGTCTCGCTGAGCGCGCCCTTGCGCGAGGTGGTCAAGCTGATGGACGCCAACCTGGAAGAGCCGCTGCAGATGGAGCAACTGGCGGAGTACGCCGGGCGTTCCCGGCGGCAGATCGAGCGCCTGTTCAAGGAGCAACTGGGCACCACCCCGCAGCGCTATTACCTGGAGTTGCGCATCACCGAAGCGCGCCGACTGCTGCAGCACACCGAGCTGTCCCAGGTCGAGGTGCTGGTGGCCTGCGGCTTCGTGTCGCCGAGCCATTTCAGCAAGTGCTACAGCTCGTACTTCGGCTACCGGCCTTCGAAGGAAAAGCGCCTGGTGAAATGA